One genomic window of Sporosarcina ureae includes the following:
- the rpmG gene encoding 50S ribosomal protein L33 gives MRVNVTLACTECAERNYITKKNKRNNPERIEMMKYCSREKKQTLHRETK, from the coding sequence ATGCGCGTAAACGTAACACTCGCTTGTACAGAATGTGCAGAGCGTAATTATATTACTAAGAAAAACAAGCGTAACAATCCAGAACGTATTGAAATGATGAAATATTGCTCACGTGAAAAAAAGCAAACTTTGCACCGTGAAACGAAATAA
- a CDS encoding Na/Pi cotransporter family protein, with protein sequence MEVNWQEVVFQFLGGLGIFLFAIKYMGDGLQKAAGDRLREILDRFTTNPFMGVLVGIIVTVLIQSSSGTTVITVGLVSAGFMTLRQAIGVIMGANIGTTVTAFIIGLDVGAYALPIMAFGAFLIFFVRKAKIKNLGEVIFGFGGLFLGLELMSDGMKPLRSLEAFADFTLAMSEHSLLGVIAGTIFTLIVQSSSATVGILQGLFAEDLVTMKAALPILFGDNIGTTITAVLAALGASVAARRAAAVHVLFNVVGTIIFMILLVPFTAYVEWIAGVLNLESKMQIAFAHGSFNVANTIIQFPFIGAWAYLVTKMIPGEDVTIEYKPKHLDRRFITQSPAVAIGQAKEEIIRMGDFSVRGLQESFEYLKTGQKKHAETAYQIEDAINNLDRKITDYLVEVSVVIVSPAESGRHVLLMDSVRDIERIGDHFENIIELIDLRETNKLKLTDDALEDLTEMFTLTIETVQKAIESLDQNDTDLARIVSEKEDLIDNMERRFRKNHIVRLNEGHCSAQAGMVFVDIVSNLERIGDHAVNIAEAILGKHA encoded by the coding sequence ATGGAAGTGAACTGGCAGGAAGTAGTGTTCCAATTTCTTGGGGGATTAGGAATTTTCCTATTTGCAATTAAGTATATGGGAGACGGATTGCAAAAGGCTGCAGGGGACAGACTTCGTGAAATCTTAGACCGTTTTACCACTAATCCATTTATGGGTGTTCTAGTTGGTATTATCGTAACCGTGTTAATCCAATCTAGTTCTGGAACAACTGTTATTACAGTCGGTCTAGTAAGTGCTGGATTCATGACGCTTCGTCAGGCGATTGGCGTCATCATGGGCGCCAATATCGGTACGACAGTGACTGCATTTATTATTGGTCTAGATGTAGGCGCATATGCATTACCGATCATGGCATTTGGTGCCTTCCTGATTTTCTTCGTCCGTAAAGCTAAAATCAAGAACCTAGGAGAAGTCATCTTCGGCTTCGGAGGATTGTTCTTAGGGCTTGAATTAATGAGTGACGGTATGAAGCCATTACGTTCATTAGAAGCATTTGCCGATTTCACTCTCGCAATGAGTGAACATTCACTGCTTGGTGTCATAGCAGGAACAATTTTCACACTGATCGTACAAAGTTCCAGTGCGACTGTCGGAATCTTGCAAGGTCTCTTTGCTGAAGATCTGGTAACAATGAAAGCCGCATTGCCTATTCTTTTCGGTGATAACATCGGTACGACTATCACTGCGGTACTTGCGGCACTTGGTGCATCTGTTGCAGCAAGACGAGCGGCAGCTGTACACGTACTATTTAATGTTGTTGGAACCATCATCTTTATGATCCTGCTCGTACCATTTACGGCATACGTCGAATGGATTGCTGGTGTATTGAACTTAGAAAGTAAAATGCAAATTGCATTTGCGCACGGTTCGTTCAACGTTGCCAATACAATCATTCAATTTCCGTTCATTGGTGCTTGGGCTTATCTAGTCACGAAGATGATACCGGGCGAAGATGTGACGATCGAATATAAACCGAAACACTTAGATCGTCGTTTCATCACGCAATCCCCAGCCGTTGCGATAGGACAAGCTAAAGAAGAAATTATCCGCATGGGTGACTTCAGTGTCCGTGGTCTTCAGGAATCATTCGAGTATTTGAAGACAGGCCAGAAAAAACATGCTGAAACGGCGTATCAGATTGAAGATGCCATCAATAATCTCGACCGCAAAATTACAGACTATTTAGTTGAAGTATCTGTAGTAATCGTTTCACCAGCTGAATCCGGCCGTCATGTATTATTGATGGATTCTGTTCGGGATATCGAGCGAATTGGCGACCATTTCGAAAACATTATCGAGCTGATAGATTTACGTGAAACGAATAAACTGAAGCTTACAGACGATGCGTTGGAAGATTTAACAGAAATGTTCACATTGACAATCGAAACTGTACAAAAAGCTATTGAATCGTTAGACCAAAATGATACAGATCTAGCGCGTATCGTTTCAGAAAAAGAAGATTTAATCGATAATATGGAACGTAGATTCCGCAAAAATCATATCGTCCGTTTGAATGAAGGACATTGTAGTGCACAAGCTGGTATGGTATTCGTCGATATCGTTTCAAACCTCGAGCGAATTGGTGATCATGCAGTGAATATTGCAGAAGCAATTTTAGGCAAGCACGCATAA
- a CDS encoding DUF456 domain-containing protein yields MLWIGWTLAILMFVIAFVGLIYPIIPSVVFLLVGFLLYGAFVSFEELTWLFWVIQVLFVLLLFGADTIANLVGVKRFGGSKAGMWGSTIGLLIGPFVIPVVGILAGPFLGAILAELIFTRSGIKQAFRTGIGSVVGFLTSVVVKGTIMLVMIVIFLFFLR; encoded by the coding sequence ATGTTATGGATAGGTTGGACATTGGCCATTCTCATGTTTGTGATCGCGTTTGTCGGATTGATCTATCCAATCATTCCATCCGTTGTGTTTTTATTAGTAGGCTTCCTGCTTTACGGTGCATTTGTTTCATTTGAAGAGTTAACGTGGTTGTTTTGGGTAATCCAAGTATTATTCGTTTTATTATTATTTGGAGCGGATACGATCGCAAATCTCGTCGGTGTCAAACGTTTCGGTGGCAGCAAGGCAGGAATGTGGGGAAGTACGATTGGACTGCTAATTGGTCCATTCGTCATTCCGGTCGTGGGTATTCTAGCCGGACCTTTCCTTGGTGCAATCCTTGCAGAACTAATTTTTACTCGATCTGGGATCAAACAAGCTTTCCGCACCGGAATCGGCTCTGTTGTTGGTTTTCTGACATCAGTTGTTGTAAAAGGTACCATTATGTTGGTCATGATTGTCATATTCCTATTTTTTCTCCGTTAA
- the ispG gene encoding flavodoxin-dependent (E)-4-hydroxy-3-methylbut-2-enyl-diphosphate synthase — MTEMIHRSNTRPVKVGNLTIGGSNELFMQSMTTTKTHDVEATVAEIKRLEDAGCQIVRVACPDERAAYSIGEIKKQINIPLVVDIHFDYKLALIAIEQGADKIRINPGNIGRKEKVEAVVNAAKAKGIPIRIGVNAGSLEKKILEKYGYPTAEGMVESALHHIKILEDLDFHDIIVSLKASDVNLAIEAYKLAAAAFDYPLHLGITESGTLFAGSIKSAAGLGSLLSAGIGNTMRVSLSADPVQEIKVAKELLKVFGLSSNSATLISCPTCGRIEIDLISIANEVEEYISNIKAPLKVAVLGCAVNGPGEAREADIGIAGARGEGLLFMHGKTVRKVPEETMVEELKKEIDILAEEYFEKKRQEEALAAQGSVSE, encoded by the coding sequence ATGACTGAAATGATTCATCGTTCCAATACCCGTCCCGTAAAAGTCGGTAATTTGACTATAGGGGGAAGCAATGAGTTGTTTATGCAAAGCATGACGACGACAAAAACACATGATGTCGAAGCAACAGTTGCAGAAATTAAACGTTTGGAGGATGCAGGCTGCCAAATCGTACGTGTAGCATGTCCCGATGAGCGTGCAGCGTATTCGATTGGTGAAATCAAAAAGCAGATCAATATTCCGCTAGTGGTGGATATTCACTTTGACTATAAATTAGCATTGATTGCAATTGAACAAGGTGCAGATAAAATACGTATCAATCCAGGCAATATCGGCCGTAAGGAAAAAGTAGAAGCTGTTGTCAACGCCGCAAAGGCGAAAGGCATTCCAATTCGTATTGGTGTCAACGCAGGTTCATTAGAGAAAAAAATTCTTGAAAAGTACGGCTACCCTACAGCAGAAGGCATGGTCGAAAGTGCATTGCATCATATCAAAATCCTTGAAGACTTGGATTTCCACGATATTATCGTGTCACTTAAAGCATCTGATGTGAACTTAGCGATCGAAGCGTACAAGCTTGCAGCAGCAGCATTCGATTATCCATTGCACTTAGGCATTACAGAATCCGGTACGTTATTCGCGGGCTCGATTAAGAGTGCAGCAGGACTCGGTTCCCTTCTATCAGCTGGTATTGGTAACACGATGCGTGTATCGTTAAGTGCAGATCCAGTTCAGGAAATCAAAGTAGCGAAAGAGTTGCTGAAAGTATTCGGTTTATCATCTAACTCTGCAACATTAATTTCTTGTCCTACATGTGGCCGAATCGAAATTGACTTAATTTCGATTGCTAATGAAGTGGAAGAATATATCTCCAACATTAAAGCACCGTTGAAAGTAGCTGTTCTTGGTTGTGCGGTAAACGGCCCAGGCGAAGCACGTGAAGCAGATATCGGTATCGCTGGAGCTCGTGGTGAAGGATTACTCTTCATGCATGGTAAAACAGTGCGAAAAGTTCCCGAAGAGACAATGGTCGAGGAATTGAAAAAAGAAATCGACATTTTGGCTGAAGAATATTTTGAGAAGAAAAGACAAGAAGAAGCACTTGCAGCACAAGGTAGCGTTTCTGAATGA
- a CDS encoding YqgQ family protein: MNEFYDVMKLLKRFGVIIYTGNKKQDSMVMESEVKELYDHQFIDQQTYIQALLVLRREQTS; this comes from the coding sequence ATGAATGAATTTTATGACGTGATGAAATTGCTTAAACGTTTTGGTGTAATCATTTATACGGGAAATAAAAAACAGGACAGCATGGTAATGGAGTCCGAAGTGAAAGAACTGTATGACCATCAATTTATTGACCAACAAACATATATTCAAGCATTGCTTGTTTTGAGAAGGGAACAAACTAGCTAA
- a CDS encoding DUF1189 family protein: protein MKFHQIFKTSLHEPKKLAAFRMLSIGKVIQYIFVFIFLYTSVSFFQFVIGDHTLFQSSPELAEIGETIGFLIYPIAFVLQLVIITSYLFIRISIFAIIGVLLLKLLRRRGEFRFMWRTAAIAATLPILLTMVFEFVPAMQSSSLWIASLVHLLYVWRAAVYYPKQPR from the coding sequence GTGAAATTCCATCAAATTTTTAAAACTTCTTTACATGAACCGAAAAAACTTGCGGCGTTTCGCATGTTATCAATCGGTAAAGTCATTCAATACATATTTGTGTTTATCTTTCTTTACACCAGTGTATCGTTTTTTCAATTTGTAATAGGTGATCATACACTGTTCCAGTCATCTCCTGAATTAGCGGAAATTGGCGAAACGATCGGCTTTTTGATCTATCCAATCGCGTTTGTGTTGCAATTGGTCATTATTACGTCGTATTTATTTATTCGCATCAGTATTTTTGCTATCATAGGGGTATTGCTATTGAAACTATTGCGTCGCCGTGGCGAATTCCGTTTTATGTGGCGAACAGCAGCGATTGCTGCCACATTACCTATCTTGCTGACGATGGTATTTGAATTTGTTCCAGCCATGCAATCGTCTAGTTTGTGGATCGCATCTTTAGTCCATTTACTCTACGTATGGAGGGCAGCAGTCTATTATCCAAAACAACCACGATGA
- a CDS encoding LTA synthase family protein, with translation MRKFSWPKHSVLIIAVIATWLTTYIGYFTSFNMKIDNAMQQFILLINPLAFILFVYGVALFIKKTKTRNRYILAVSFITSFVMFANAVFYRFFTDFITLPLLFQTSNFADLSSSITENLRLLDLFFFSDVLIILVAIRFFKQEPVQESNHKMGRKVYFAAAATLMMFNLALAEAQRPQLLTRSFDRELLVKNIGTYNYHLYDLFVQSKSHAQRTFADGTELTEIENYVKANHAQPDPKMFGTAKGKNVILVSLESLQNFVINNDMNGHEITPFLNELTNDKDTFYFDNFYQQTGLGKTSDSEFIVENSLYGRNGSAVFFTHSGNTYNSLSERLGENGYATSVMHANSKSFWNRDIMYKALDVQKFYDVDSYTIGEDEAVNWGMKDIPYFHQSVNLMKDMKQPFATRMITLTNHHPFDLDEQDKLIPEYTSNSNTLNKYFQTVRYMDEAVKEFFDDLKESGLYENSIIVMYGDHYGISENHNKAMSMYMDKEITPFDNAELQKVPLFIHMPGSGEGKQMHELGGQIDIRPTILHLLGIDTKADMQFGSDLFSPDHEPFVIFRDGRLVTDKNIYAQEVCYDIETGEPSEDETQCEPYIERANTELNYSDTIINGDLLRFKERPDGSPEMKESK, from the coding sequence ATGAGAAAATTTTCATGGCCTAAGCATTCCGTACTCATTATCGCCGTAATCGCAACTTGGTTGACTACCTACATCGGGTATTTCACCAGTTTCAATATGAAGATCGATAATGCTATGCAACAGTTTATCTTACTAATTAACCCTCTAGCATTTATATTGTTTGTTTATGGGGTTGCGCTATTTATTAAAAAGACGAAAACACGTAACCGATATATTTTAGCGGTTAGTTTCATCACATCTTTTGTCATGTTTGCCAATGCGGTGTTCTATCGTTTCTTTACAGACTTTATTACACTGCCACTATTGTTCCAAACAAGTAACTTTGCGGATTTAAGTTCTTCAATTACAGAGAATTTGAGACTTCTTGATCTATTCTTTTTCTCCGATGTTTTGATTATTTTAGTGGCTATACGTTTCTTCAAGCAAGAACCAGTTCAAGAGTCCAACCATAAAATGGGACGCAAAGTGTATTTTGCGGCGGCGGCTACGTTGATGATGTTCAACTTAGCGCTTGCAGAAGCTCAACGTCCACAGTTATTGACAAGAAGTTTCGACCGTGAATTGCTCGTTAAAAACATTGGTACGTATAATTATCATCTATATGATTTATTTGTCCAATCCAAATCCCATGCTCAGCGTACATTTGCTGATGGCACGGAATTGACCGAAATAGAGAACTATGTCAAAGCGAACCACGCGCAGCCGGATCCGAAAATGTTCGGTACTGCAAAAGGTAAAAACGTAATTCTCGTTTCACTTGAATCGTTACAAAACTTTGTTATTAATAACGATATGAATGGACATGAAATTACCCCATTCTTGAATGAATTAACAAACGATAAAGATACATTTTACTTTGACAATTTTTATCAACAAACTGGATTAGGGAAAACGTCCGACTCCGAGTTTATCGTAGAGAACTCATTATATGGACGTAACGGTAGTGCAGTATTCTTCACACACAGCGGTAACACATATAACTCACTTTCAGAACGACTAGGTGAGAATGGTTATGCTACAAGTGTCATGCACGCCAACAGTAAGAGCTTCTGGAACCGCGACATTATGTACAAAGCGCTTGATGTGCAGAAGTTCTATGATGTAGATAGCTACACAATCGGTGAAGATGAAGCAGTTAACTGGGGAATGAAAGATATCCCGTATTTCCATCAATCTGTTAATTTGATGAAAGATATGAAGCAACCATTTGCTACACGAATGATTACACTAACAAACCATCATCCGTTTGATTTGGATGAACAGGATAAATTAATTCCTGAATACACATCAAATTCCAATACGTTGAATAAGTATTTCCAAACAGTTCGATATATGGACGAAGCGGTTAAGGAATTCTTTGACGACTTAAAGGAAAGTGGTTTGTATGAAAACTCAATTATCGTCATGTACGGAGATCACTATGGTATTTCCGAAAATCACAATAAAGCAATGAGTATGTATATGGACAAAGAAATTACACCATTTGATAATGCGGAACTTCAAAAGGTTCCATTGTTCATTCATATGCCTGGGTCTGGTGAAGGTAAGCAAATGCATGAGCTTGGCGGACAGATAGATATCCGTCCTACTATTCTTCACCTACTGGGAATTGATACGAAAGCAGATATGCAGTTCGGTTCGGATTTATTCTCACCGGATCATGAACCATTTGTTATTTTCCGTGACGGTCGTCTCGTCACAGACAAAAACATTTATGCACAAGAAGTTTGCTATGACATCGAAACTGGGGAACCGTCAGAAGATGAAACGCAATGTGAGCCGTATATTGAGCGTGCTAATACTGAATTGAATTATTCAGATACAATCATCAATGGTGACTTGCTGCGATTCAAAGAACGACCAGATGGCAGTCCTGAAATGAAAGAAAGCAAATAA
- a CDS encoding peptidoglycan D,D-transpeptidase FtsI family protein, which yields MKRNPKKTEPPKTGQRQHIAFRMNFLFVAIFVLFSLLIFRLGYMQIVKGEDYARSLERTEEIAVNTSTPRGRIFDRTGKVLVDNEAKNAITYTKTSSTTTKEMLALARKIAKLIEQDTQRVTMGDKRDFWILLNPVKAADKVPKKEQTELSKDENKSQKDIQREINQLTRDRITDEELATLSAEDLEVLAIYREMMAGYAYSPQIIKSDGVTDKELAVVSERLDQLPGVNTTTDWDRVKKSDSAILGSTTSPVEGIPRSHLDYFLARDYSRNDRVGRSYLESYYEDLLKGQKTIVKNVKDRTGKVVETKTVKEGQPGKDLVLTTDTDLQKALEDVVSNKLLRLKQGPNSGALESAFLVMLDPNNGEILSLVGKKVAKDETTGRWAIQDYTFGTFTSAYEVGSTVKLATMLTGYNEGAAKIGEVKIDQPINIGGRYKRSLFNPNGRVALNDIAAIGRSSNVYMFRIAMGLGNATYRPGQGLPIDKKAFDTFRENFAAFGLGVKTGIDLPGEYTGVTGTETIPGKLLDFSIGQFDTYTPLQMAQYVATIAADGNRIAPKILKEIREPSPDGEVLGELVEETPVKVLNRLKNSQLEIDQVKKGMHYVYYGANGTASGLLAGAPYTGAGKTGTAESFYYTGNKSNPVIPTINLSHVGYAPADKPEVAYSVIIPYISTNTKRYPSATASEIAKEALDVFFEQKRQRNSKADNASPDVQIQK from the coding sequence TTGAAGAGAAACCCAAAAAAGACGGAGCCGCCAAAAACGGGTCAACGTCAACATATTGCATTTCGAATGAATTTTTTATTTGTAGCGATTTTTGTCCTTTTTTCCTTACTCATATTCCGTTTAGGTTATATGCAAATCGTCAAAGGGGAAGATTATGCACGCAGTCTTGAACGAACGGAGGAAATTGCAGTCAACACGAGCACACCGCGTGGAAGGATTTTCGACCGTACAGGGAAAGTGCTCGTAGACAATGAAGCGAAAAATGCCATCACGTATACGAAAACTTCCTCCACGACGACGAAAGAAATGCTTGCGCTTGCTAGGAAAATTGCGAAGTTGATCGAACAGGATACACAACGTGTCACGATGGGCGATAAACGAGATTTCTGGATTTTATTGAATCCTGTTAAAGCAGCTGATAAAGTACCCAAGAAAGAACAAACCGAACTCAGTAAAGATGAAAATAAATCTCAGAAAGATATTCAACGAGAAATTAACCAACTGACGCGCGACCGGATCACGGACGAAGAGCTAGCTACATTATCGGCGGAAGATTTGGAAGTACTCGCAATTTATAGAGAAATGATGGCAGGTTATGCCTACTCACCACAAATCATCAAAAGCGATGGTGTGACCGATAAAGAACTAGCTGTTGTATCTGAAAGATTGGATCAACTACCGGGTGTCAATACGACTACAGATTGGGATCGTGTCAAAAAATCTGATAGTGCGATTCTCGGTTCTACTACAAGTCCGGTAGAAGGGATTCCGCGTTCCCACTTAGACTACTTCCTGGCAAGAGATTATTCGCGTAATGATCGTGTAGGAAGAAGTTATTTGGAATCGTATTATGAAGACTTACTGAAAGGTCAGAAGACGATTGTGAAAAACGTCAAAGACCGTACAGGAAAAGTCGTTGAAACGAAAACGGTGAAAGAAGGACAGCCAGGTAAAGATCTGGTCTTAACTACAGATACCGATTTGCAGAAGGCGCTCGAAGATGTCGTGTCCAATAAATTATTGCGTTTAAAACAAGGCCCGAATTCAGGCGCGTTGGAATCAGCGTTCCTGGTTATGCTGGATCCGAATAACGGAGAAATTCTATCGCTTGTCGGTAAGAAAGTAGCAAAGGACGAAACGACGGGACGATGGGCAATACAGGATTACACATTCGGTACGTTTACTTCAGCGTATGAAGTCGGCTCCACAGTCAAATTAGCGACAATGCTTACAGGTTATAATGAAGGAGCCGCAAAAATCGGTGAAGTTAAGATTGACCAACCGATCAATATTGGCGGCAGATACAAACGATCATTGTTTAATCCAAATGGTCGGGTGGCATTAAACGATATTGCTGCTATCGGTCGTTCTTCCAACGTGTATATGTTCCGAATTGCAATGGGATTAGGAAACGCAACATACCGACCGGGCCAAGGATTACCAATTGACAAGAAAGCCTTTGATACATTCCGAGAGAACTTTGCGGCGTTCGGATTAGGTGTCAAAACAGGCATCGATTTACCAGGCGAATATACTGGTGTTACGGGTACGGAAACGATTCCCGGAAAACTCCTCGACTTTTCAATTGGTCAGTTTGATACGTATACTCCTCTGCAAATGGCTCAATATGTTGCAACCATTGCAGCGGACGGTAATCGAATAGCACCAAAAATTTTGAAAGAAATCCGTGAACCTTCTCCAGATGGGGAAGTACTTGGTGAATTGGTGGAGGAAACACCTGTGAAAGTGTTGAATCGCTTGAAAAACTCACAATTGGAAATCGATCAAGTGAAGAAAGGTATGCATTATGTTTACTATGGTGCGAACGGCACTGCTTCTGGATTACTAGCAGGTGCACCATATACAGGAGCTGGAAAGACAGGTACTGCCGAGTCGTTTTATTATACAGGTAATAAATCCAACCCTGTTATTCCGACGATCAACTTGTCTCATGTAGGATATGCACCTGCAGATAAACCTGAAGTTGCGTATTCAGTAATCATCCCATATATTTCAACGAATACGAAACGCTATCCATCCGCCACGGCAAGTGAAATAGCTAAAGAAGCACTTGATGTATTCTTTGAACAAAAAAGACAGAGAAACTCAAAGGCTGACAACGCGTCTCCGGACGTGCAAATACAGAAATAA
- a CDS encoding 5-formyltetrahydrofolate cyclo-ligase — MEKQHLRKQVIQQLHQLTPSDHERKSAIIVEKVLASDEFKYAKTIGITLSRFPEVDTHRLIEIAWQSGKRVAIPRCISSTREMDFRLIDSFDQTEVVYMDLKEPKIEVTESINPQEIDLQIVPGVVYSETGYRIGFGGGYYDRYLINFPFETISLAFDCQIRHNIAREPHDIPVSYIYTDEHIIDCQKAREANE, encoded by the coding sequence GTGGAAAAGCAGCATCTTCGAAAACAGGTTATACAGCAATTACATCAATTAACTCCATCTGATCACGAACGGAAATCCGCTATTATAGTAGAGAAAGTTCTTGCTTCGGATGAATTTAAGTATGCAAAGACCATCGGAATCACATTATCGAGATTTCCGGAAGTGGATACGCATCGTTTGATAGAAATCGCTTGGCAATCCGGGAAGCGAGTTGCGATTCCACGATGTATTTCTTCTACGAGGGAAATGGATTTTCGTTTGATTGATTCATTTGATCAGACCGAAGTAGTCTATATGGATTTAAAAGAACCGAAAATAGAAGTAACAGAGTCTATAAATCCACAAGAAATAGACTTGCAAATCGTACCAGGTGTCGTGTATTCAGAGACTGGATACCGGATTGGATTCGGTGGTGGGTATTACGATCGTTATTTGATAAATTTTCCATTTGAAACGATTTCACTGGCATTTGATTGTCAAATCCGCCATAATATAGCTAGGGAGCCGCATGATATTCCGGTGTCCTATATTTACACAGACGAACATATTATAGATTGTCAGAAAGCACGTGAAGCGAATGAATGA
- a CDS encoding metal ABC transporter permease: MIEAIFTYEFLQNAVLSGLIIGLIAPMLGLFIVVRRMAMISDALSHVALAGIAGSLYLSQQVLFFAALNPVYLGMAAAVVGSLLIERLRRVYKSFEELAIPIILSAGIGFGAIFISLAKGFGTDLVGYLFGSVSAVSRQDLYIVMLIAIIVIAFIYFLYKELFSLAFDPEYARVSGINERVIQAAFMIITALVIGASMRIVGILLVSSLMTLPVAAAIQVAKSYKGALVYSIVFGEIAVVIGLISAYYLDIAPGGTIVVTSVFILLLVLFWKKVRS; encoded by the coding sequence ATGATTGAAGCTATTTTCACTTATGAGTTTTTACAAAATGCTGTATTATCTGGGCTGATTATCGGCTTAATTGCTCCAATGCTCGGATTGTTTATCGTAGTGCGCCGTATGGCGATGATTTCAGATGCGCTTAGTCACGTAGCGCTTGCAGGGATTGCAGGCAGTCTCTATTTAAGTCAGCAAGTATTATTCTTTGCAGCGCTTAATCCAGTATATTTAGGAATGGCCGCAGCGGTAGTCGGCTCGTTATTGATCGAGCGATTGCGCAGAGTGTATAAAAGCTTTGAAGAACTGGCGATTCCGATTATTTTATCTGCCGGAATTGGATTTGGAGCAATATTCATATCACTTGCTAAAGGATTTGGTACAGATTTAGTTGGTTATTTATTTGGATCCGTATCAGCTGTGAGTCGGCAAGATCTATACATTGTAATGTTAATTGCTATTATTGTGATCGCATTTATATATTTCTTATATAAAGAGTTATTTTCATTGGCATTTGATCCTGAGTATGCGCGGGTATCTGGGATTAATGAACGCGTCATTCAGGCGGCTTTTATGATCATCACAGCACTAGTCATCGGTGCATCAATGCGGATCGTCGGGATTTTGCTTGTATCTTCGTTGATGACATTGCCTGTGGCGGCGGCTATTCAAGTAGCTAAAAGTTATAAGGGGGCACTCGTGTACTCCATAGTGTTCGGGGAAATCGCGGTAGTCATTGGATTGATATCTGCGTATTATTTAGATATCGCGCCTGGTGGGACCATTGTAGTTACGTCGGTGTTCATTTTACTGTTAGTACTTTTCTGGAAAAAAGTACGGTCATGA
- a CDS encoding superoxide dismutase: MAYTLPELPYAYDALEPHIDKETMNIHHTKHHNTYVTNVNNALEGHEELLNMPVDELVANLDKVPEDKRTAVRNNGGGHSNHSLFWTILSPNGGGNPTGEVAQAIDKKFGSFDAFKEEFAKAATTRFGSGWAWLVVNNGEIEVTSTPNQDSPYMDGKTPLLGLDVWEHAYYLNYQNRRPDYISAFWNVVNWDEVEKRYQDNK, encoded by the coding sequence ATGGCTTATACATTACCAGAACTACCATACGCATATGATGCGTTGGAGCCACACATCGACAAAGAAACGATGAACATCCATCACACGAAACACCACAACACGTACGTAACGAACGTGAACAACGCACTAGAAGGTCACGAAGAACTTCTTAACATGCCTGTTGACGAATTAGTTGCAAACTTGGACAAAGTTCCAGAGGACAAGCGCACAGCGGTCCGCAATAACGGTGGTGGGCACTCTAACCACTCATTGTTCTGGACAATCCTTTCACCAAACGGTGGCGGCAACCCAACTGGAGAAGTTGCACAAGCAATCGACAAGAAGTTCGGTAGCTTTGACGCTTTCAAAGAAGAGTTTGCTAAAGCTGCAACAACGCGCTTCGGTTCAGGTTGGGCTTGGCTTGTTGTAAACAACGGTGAAATTGAAGTAACATCAACTCCTAACCAAGACTCACCTTACATGGATGGTAAAACACCATTGCTAGGTTTGGATGTTTGGGAGCATGCATACTACTTAAACTACCAAAACCGTCGTCCTGACTACATTTCAGCATTCTGGAACGTAGTAAACTGGGATGAAGTTGAAAAGCGTTACCAAGACAATAAGTAA
- a CDS encoding Fur family transcriptional regulator — translation MSIDEAWRILLKYDYKRTKNREILLQFFDQADRYVTAMEVRVAVEQDNPGISFDTIYRNLAMFSKLGILDETELNGERLYRMQCATDHHHHHFICTTCGGTKSIPICPMDSVTVNLSEYEIEGHKFEVYGRCPSCKIG, via the coding sequence ATGTCGATAGATGAAGCATGGAGAATTCTATTGAAATATGATTATAAACGAACAAAAAATCGAGAGATCTTATTGCAGTTTTTTGATCAAGCAGATCGCTATGTGACTGCTATGGAAGTTCGCGTGGCGGTGGAACAGGACAATCCAGGCATTAGTTTTGATACGATCTACCGGAATCTTGCAATGTTCTCGAAGCTTGGAATTTTAGATGAGACGGAATTGAATGGTGAGCGACTTTATCGGATGCAATGCGCAACAGATCATCATCACCATCACTTTATTTGTACAACATGTGGTGGCACGAAATCAATTCCGATTTGTCCGATGGATAGTGTGACGGTAAATTTGTCGGAGTATGAGATAGAAGGTCATAAGTTTGAGGTGTATGGTAGATGTCCGAGTTGTAAAATAGGGTAG